GATACGGCACATACGCGGTCGCGCATGAGCGTGCCCGGTAATACTCCGAAGCCGTTGTTTAAATTGATGCCGTAGCTTGTGAGGTGACAATAGCTCATCACCGTGCCGCCATTGGTGGGTGCAGGACCGCCACTGCAAGTAGTAGTGCCGCAGGTTTCAGTGGTGTAGCAATTATCGATGGCACCGCCGGGCCAACAACAACTGTGTGTGTGCGGCGATGCTACATTGTGTCCGGTTTCGTGTGCTACCACCATCACTGTCCATGAATAGGTCGGAAAATTTTGGTACGAATTGCTTATATTGCTGTATGCATGGCGATAATATACATCGCCGCAGAGCGCATCTAACCACGCAATGCCGCCGTGTCCATTACTTTCGGTAGAAAGCAAATGCGCCAAATCTCCATTAAAAGTGCTTACATTGCTTGAAAACTGATTGAGTACTGCACTCGAACTTGTACTGGGATAAGTATCTGCCGTTGTCCATACATAAATTTCAGAAATGGCGACCGTCATATTATCATTTTGATAAATGGTAGCTACTGCATTAAAAAATCCACTTACATAATTATTTACATTGGTGGTGTTGCTGCCATTATCCAGATACATTTTATTGTCACACTCAAAATAAATATTCACTGTTTTACAGATAGCGGCTTCGCAGTCGGCTGATTTTTCAAAAGCGGGCAACAATGGAAAGGCACCGCCTTGCCCGAAAGTGTTGTCATCGCTGCCGCAATCAAAGTTGTTTTTTATCAATAAATCTTTTTCGTAATAAAAAACAAGTGCTTTGCTGTTGCCCACATTGCCCAATACCATATTGCCGTCTTCGACGGTAGCCATTACTCCTATCACTTGCCCATTTGCAAAAAAGCTGATAGCCGCCATAGAGTTGTCGTTGCCTTTTACGATACCGCGATAATATAGCCCCGCTTTGTAGGGTACATTGCGCTCGCCATAAGCGGTGCGCTCGGTACTGAGGAATTCTTCTGCTAAAGGATTGGCTCTGAAAAGCTCCAATACTAAGGGTTTGCCGGAAGTGGTAGGAAGTGTGAGTTCCAAACCATAAGGCGATTGCTGCAATAAATCTTCCAAAGCGACTTGATTGAGTTGTAAAAAAGTGGCTTGACTCACCATTGCCGACACATCGGGCGGCGTGGCGATGTACGGGCTGAAAGGTGTAACCTTCGGTAGTGCGCCACTTTCTTTGAGTGTGCTGATTTGCCGAGCCACAGGGCGCAATGATTGGGCGGCGACAAATTGACTGCTCCACAATAGAAGCAGACAGAGCGAATAAAAAATGTACTTTTTCATATAATAAATCTGAGGTTAGGGGCTTTGCGAACGGAGTAAATGAGTATCAAAAATAATAAAATTGTATAAGTATTTTAACACTAATTGTCTGGTGTGTTTTATTTGCTCTATATTTTTTTTATTAATTATTTGAATACCAATATTTTATGATAAAAAATAAAATATAATTACTTGATATGCAATGGAAACGGTGCATTGTTTTTTTATAAATAATTTAATTTACAAAAGATGGGATAAGTTTTAATTTTTTTGCAACAAAGCCATAAAAAACCCGTCGCCCTGGTGCGTGTGCGGGTAGAGGGTTTGTTGTTGCAATAAACAGAAGTCGGGGTTTTGGCTCAAAAAATGCTCTATTTGTTGTTCATTTTCGGAGGGCAAAATGCTGCAAGTGGCATATACCATTTTTCCGCCACTGCGCAACATTTTACTGTATTCCTGTAAAATTTCTTTTTGTATGTTTCGTACTTGCCCGATAAAATCGCTGTTGAGTTTCCATTTGGTGTCGGGATTGCGGCGCAGCACCCCCAAACCGGTGCAGGGCGCATCTAAGAGGAGGCGGTCTGCCGAGTTGTGCAGCCGTTTGATGGTTTTGCGGTTTTCAATGGTACGCGTTTCTATACAAAAAGCTCCGGCGCGCTTGGCGCGTTTGCGCAGCTCTTCCAATTTGTAGGCTTCGGTATCCAATGCAATAATCTGCCCTTTGTTGTGCATCAGTGCCGCCAGATGCAGTGTTTTTCCGCCTGCACCAGCACAGGCATCAATCACGCGCATACCCGCTTGTACATCTAACAAAGGGGCTACCTGTTGCGAAGCAATATCTTGAACCTCAAAATAACCCGCCTGAAAAGCCGCACTTTTGAATATATTTTGCCGCCGGAGCAGTTGCAACGTATGGTCTTTGCCGATGCGCATACAAGAAATTTGGCTCGCCTGAAGTTGTTGTAGCAAATGTTCGGGCGATATTTTTAAAGTATTGCAACGCAATTGCACGGGTGCGCTGCTGTTTAAAGCAGGCAACAATTCGTTCCATAAAGTTGCCCCCAATTCCTGTTCGCAGAGATGATCCAAAAAATCGGGAATCGACTCGCGCACAGCGCGTTGTGTTGCCAACTGCCGGTGGCGTGCTTGCAGTGCTGCTGTATCTAAGTGCTTCCATATATCCCAATGGGGCAGCGGCTGCTCCGATAAAATATACTGAACGGCGAATAATTGCAGCCAGTCGTTGCGGTGCTGCGGCACAGTATCCGCCACTTCCCACAGCAAGCGCGCATAGCGCAATATGTTGTAGGTATTTTCGGCAATGAAGGCGCGGTCGCGGGCACCCCACTTTGGATTGCTGCGCAAGCATCGCTCTATTACTTTGTCGGCGGCTTTGTTGTCGTTGAATATTTGGTACAAATTGTCGGCAACAGCCTCTACTAGATTGATGTGGAATTTCACGGGCGGCAGAAAAATAAAAAACGAAAGATGAATTTTTTTAACAGATGATTGACGGTCAGTTTCTTTTTAAAATAAAAAATATTTTTTGAAAGAAAATACAATAAATATGGGCGGCTTTGTGTGCTTACAATAACTACCCGAAAATATATTTATCAAAGCCATTTTTATATTTTACATACACAATAGAACCCACCGCAAACAGTAGCATCGAAACGAGCAAAACAGGATATGCCCAGCGTATTTGCAATTCGGGCATATATTCGAAATTCATTCCATACACACCCGCAATAAAAGTAAGCGGAATAAATATGGCAGAAATTACCGTGAGCGTTTTCATAATCTGGTTCATTTCGTAGCTCAATTGCGACAAGTGCAAATCTAATAAATCTTTGAGCATCTCTCGGAAGGTATCAAAAGAGGCGTTTAAATAATAAAGGTGGTCATATACATCACGAAAATAGTGCAGCGTAGATTTGGAGATGAATTTTCCCGGCTCATTACGCATTTTTCCTACTTCATCGCGCAGGGGTACTACATATTTGCGAAATACATTAATCTCTGATTTTAGTTCCGTAATTTCGCGTATTATACTGCCTGAAGGCTCGGCGAGTGCTTTTTCTTCCAAATCTTCGATAGCATCTCTCAAAAACTCCACAATTCTCATATAGTCATCTACCACCGAATCCACCAAACGATACAACAAATAATCCGCTTTTTGCCTGCGTATTCTGCCCAAATTGGCTTCTATGCGGTGGCGTACCTCATTGAATACATCGCCTTCGCGCTCCTGAAAAGTGATTACATAATTTGGACCTAAAATAAAACTGATATGCTCTATCAGTATTTCGCTGTTTTTGAGGTCTATTTTCAGCATTTTAAGGTTCAAAAAATAATGATCATCAAAGGCTTCAAATTTGGGTAGCTGGCGGATATTGATGATATCCTCTATAATTAAATGATGAATATCAAAATATTTGGCAATCGCTTCTACCTCTTCCAAGTTGGTGGGTTCTATATTCAGCCAATTCACATAGTCCGGCAGCAAAAGACTGAATAGGTTTTCTACCTGCGCTACCTGATGATTTTTGAAATCTGTGTCATTGTATTGAATTAGTTGTATCATATTTTGAATAAAAAAAGCGACTTCGCAAAGATAAAGTTTTAGTACGCTTACTGTGTACTTGTTTTTAGAAAAGGTGAAGGTGTTTTTTTATCGCACAAAGGCAGGGAGGGTGTTTTGTGGGTGATAATGATGCTTAAAAAAGCTACCTGTTATACAGTAAAAAAATAAAATCTAATTAAAAATATCACGAAAATACAAGTTGTGAGTCGCTAAATACGAAATTAGCACATAAATTGTAGGTAAAAACAGAATACAAGCAGTTAAAATTTTGAAAATCCTTTATAAAAGTTCTATTTTTGCACTCTTGATTATAAAAAATAATTTTTTAAACTCCAATTATATTGTACACCAATGGGTATTATTACCTCTATTCGTCAAAATGTAGGACTGCTGGTAGGGCTGATTGCCGTTGCCATTCTGTCGTTTTTGTTAATGGATATTTTTAGCGGTCCCGGAGGACGCGCGCAAAGCGTCAATGTTGCCGAAATCAATGGAACGCCCGTTTCGGCACAGGAATACCAGCAAATTACTAACCAAGCCTTGGTAAATGCACAACGCATGCAACCCAATATGGACAATGCTACCCGCTTGCGCGTTCAGGAACAGGCGTGGCAGCAATATCTGCGCGATAAACTCGCCCAAACAGAATACGATGAATTAGGACTGGCGGTAAACGGTGCTGAACTGATGGATTTATTTACAGGAAAAAATCCACACCCCAGCGTAAAAAACGAGCCTACTTTCCAAAACCCTACCACCAAACAATTCGACCCCGAACTGCTTAAAAAATATGTTCGCTCTTTCAGCGGCGGCGACCTGCCCGCAGAAGAAACAGCACAACGCCGCACCGTGTGGGCGCAATTTGAAAAAGGTATCGCCGAAACTCAATTGCGTCAGAAATATACGGACTTAATTAAAAAAGGTATTTATGTGCCTAAATGGCAAGCACAAATGGTCAATGAAAATCAAAACTTTAAATCTACTTTTGATTATGTATTTGTGCCTTATACCACCGTTGATGATTCACAAATTGCTTTCAGCGACAGCGATTTGAAACAATACCTCAACGCCAACAAAGAAAAATTCAAACAAAAAGAAGCGGTATCCGTCAAGTTTGTTGCTTTTCCTGTAAAACCTTCCGATGCCGACAAAAAGAAAGCCGAAACTTATGTAAACGGTTTGTTGGGTGAGTTCCAATCTACCACCGATGATTCTACTTTCATCGCTCGCAATTCTGATACACCTTTTTCCAAAGGATATTTCACCAAAGCCGAACTCAACGGCAAAGGTTTTGATGGCGAAAGTATCATGAATGCTCCTTTGAAAACATTGTTGCCCGTAGCAAGTGTGGATAATCAATATGCCGCTATAAAAGTATTGGATCGTGCCACTGTGCCCGATTCTGTGAAAGTACGCCATATTTTGCGTCGCATAGATGCCGGCACCGATGCTGCCAAAGCCAAAGCCACCATTGACAGTATCTTCACTGCTATCAGCAGCAAACAAACTACTTTTGACGAAGCCGCCAAAGCGATTTCGCAAGATGGCTCGGCTTCTAAAGGCGGCGATTTGGGCTGGGTGAAAAAAGGAATGATGGTAGCTCCTTTTGAAGAAACCATTTTCTACGGAAAAGGAAAAGGCGTGTTGCAAAAAGTAATGACTCAATTCGGCTGGCACTTGGTAGAGGTAACCGAAACAGGAATCCCCCAAGCGGCTGCCAAAATTGCCGTATTGAGCCGCGA
The window above is part of the Sphingobacteriales bacterium genome. Proteins encoded here:
- the corA gene encoding magnesium/cobalt transporter CorA codes for the protein MIQLIQYNDTDFKNHQVAQVENLFSLLLPDYVNWLNIEPTNLEEVEAIAKYFDIHHLIIEDIINIRQLPKFEAFDDHYFLNLKMLKIDLKNSEILIEHISFILGPNYVITFQEREGDVFNEVRHRIEANLGRIRRQKADYLLYRLVDSVVDDYMRIVEFLRDAIEDLEEKALAEPSGSIIREITELKSEINVFRKYVVPLRDEVGKMRNEPGKFISKSTLHYFRDVYDHLYYLNASFDTFREMLKDLLDLHLSQLSYEMNQIMKTLTVISAIFIPLTFIAGVYGMNFEYMPELQIRWAYPVLLVSMLLFAVGSIVYVKYKNGFDKYIFG
- a CDS encoding SurA N-terminal domain-containing protein: MGIITSIRQNVGLLVGLIAVAILSFLLMDIFSGPGGRAQSVNVAEINGTPVSAQEYQQITNQALVNAQRMQPNMDNATRLRVQEQAWQQYLRDKLAQTEYDELGLAVNGAELMDLFTGKNPHPSVKNEPTFQNPTTKQFDPELLKKYVRSFSGGDLPAEETAQRRTVWAQFEKGIAETQLRQKYTDLIKKGIYVPKWQAQMVNENQNFKSTFDYVFVPYTTVDDSQIAFSDSDLKQYLNANKEKFKQKEAVSVKFVAFPVKPSDADKKKAETYVNGLLGEFQSTTDDSTFIARNSDTPFSKGYFTKAELNGKGFDGESIMNAPLKTLLPVASVDNQYAAIKVLDRATVPDSVKVRHILRRIDAGTDAAKAKATIDSIFTAISSKQTTFDEAAKAISQDGSASKGGDLGWVKKGMMVAPFEETIFYGKGKGVLQKVMTQFGWHLVEVTETGIPQAAAKIAVLSRDIAVSTETTGAIYAQANQFAGTNRTQEAFDKAATAANLTVQNAADLKKGDYMIPGLGANESVIAWAFKNPVGTVSNVYEVEDKYAVAVITDKKEEGYATLDNVRAQIETEVKKEKKAEKILEQYKGKAGSVQDIATALGQTVRSVQEVSFDAPTVAGLGREPKVQAAAAILEQGKTSKPIVGDQGVYVIEIKERKTTPSEMDYSPIQFNEANSQRGRVDFSVFEALKNAAKITDTRYDVFK
- a CDS encoding RsmB/NOP family class I SAM-dependent RNA methyltransferase — translated: MKFHINLVEAVADNLYQIFNDNKAADKVIERCLRSNPKWGARDRAFIAENTYNILRYARLLWEVADTVPQHRNDWLQLFAVQYILSEQPLPHWDIWKHLDTAALQARHRQLATQRAVRESIPDFLDHLCEQELGATLWNELLPALNSSAPVQLRCNTLKISPEHLLQQLQASQISCMRIGKDHTLQLLRRQNIFKSAAFQAGYFEVQDIASQQVAPLLDVQAGMRVIDACAGAGGKTLHLAALMHNKGQIIALDTEAYKLEELRKRAKRAGAFCIETRTIENRKTIKRLHNSADRLLLDAPCTGLGVLRRNPDTKWKLNSDFIGQVRNIQKEILQEYSKMLRSGGKMVYATCSILPSENEQQIEHFLSQNPDFCLLQQQTLYPHTHQGDGFFMALLQKN
- a CDS encoding PKD domain-containing protein — its product is MKKYIFYSLCLLLLWSSQFVAAQSLRPVARQISTLKESGALPKVTPFSPYIATPPDVSAMVSQATFLQLNQVALEDLLQQSPYGLELTLPTTSGKPLVLELFRANPLAEEFLSTERTAYGERNVPYKAGLYYRGIVKGNDNSMAAISFFANGQVIGVMATVEDGNMVLGNVGNSKALVFYYEKDLLIKNNFDCGSDDNTFGQGGAFPLLPAFEKSADCEAAICKTVNIYFECDNKMYLDNGSNTTNVNNYVSGFFNAVATIYQNDNMTVAISEIYVWTTADTYPSTSSSAVLNQFSSNVSTFNGDLAHLLSTESNGHGGIAWLDALCGDVYYRHAYSNISNSYQNFPTYSWTVMVVAHETGHNVASPHTHSCCWPGGAIDNCYTTETCGTTTCSGGPAPTNGGTVMSYCHLTSYGINLNNGFGVLPGTLMRDRVCAVSCLNTTGAIATANFTYNFTDLTVSFINTSTNATSFNWNFGDGNISTDASPTHTYTANGTYTVILETCTTDCGCSTKSLNITVATGTSGNGPCSGNLPLTACTGTITDGSGSANYGDMWNCSWAIETDSGTVIALTFTTFDTEASYDFVRVYNGIDASAPLLGSYSGTSLPPTLISSSNQMYISFTSDPYVNATGWSANYACSSAGYCTLQGTDATYEWIDSYK